A single Vicinamibacteria bacterium DNA region contains:
- a CDS encoding shikimate kinase, with amino-acid sequence MSIIVHWHMDPERLLSGLGRRARALRGDRGWTLRELSARAGLSPRFLVQVESGQGNISVRKLAGLAQALGTTPAALLSGPDGEADLPAVALLGLRGAGKTTIGRRLARRLHLPFVELDRRVERAAGLSLGEIFRLHGEAYYRRLERETLERVLAEAEREPVILAAGGGLVTEPETYALLRRRALTVWLRAQPEDHWNRVVQQGDRRPLAEHPEAMAELRRLLASREPLYARADHTVDTSRLGIERATQAIATLVVDGRE; translated from the coding sequence ATGAGTATTATAGTGCACTGGCACATGGACCCCGAACGGCTCCTTTCCGGGCTGGGACGGCGCGCGCGCGCCCTGCGTGGGGATCGGGGATGGACTCTGCGCGAGCTCTCCGCGCGGGCCGGGCTCTCTCCCCGCTTCCTGGTGCAGGTGGAGTCGGGGCAGGGCAACATCTCGGTGCGGAAACTGGCCGGCCTGGCCCAGGCCCTGGGTACTACCCCCGCCGCCCTCCTCTCCGGCCCGGACGGAGAGGCCGACCTTCCCGCGGTCGCCCTCCTCGGACTGCGGGGGGCGGGCAAGACCACGATCGGCCGGCGCTTGGCCCGGCGCCTGCATTTGCCTTTCGTGGAGCTGGACCGGAGGGTGGAGCGCGCGGCCGGGCTCTCCCTCGGCGAGATCTTCCGACTCCATGGCGAGGCCTACTACCGCCGGCTGGAGCGCGAGACCCTGGAGCGGGTGCTCGCGGAGGCGGAACGCGAGCCCGTGATCCTGGCTGCCGGGGGGGGGCTCGTGACCGAGCCCGAGACGTACGCCCTGCTCCGCCGCCGCGCCCTCACCGTCTGGCTGCGCGCGCAGCCCGAGGACCACTGGAATCGCGTGGTGCAACAGGGCGACCGGCGCCCCCTGGCGGAGCACCCCGAGGCCATGGCGGAGCTGCGCCGCCTCCTCGCTTCGCGCGAGCCCCTCTACGCGCGGGCCGACCACACGGTGGACACGTCCCGGCTCGGCATCGAACGGGCCACGCAAGCGATCGCGACCCTCGTGGTTGATGGCCGCGAGTGA